A genomic window from Enterobacteriaceae endosymbiont of Macroplea appendiculata includes:
- a CDS encoding glycoside hydrolase family 28 protein: MLNYKQFNAIKKNINSIYTNQKQRYIYTHFKNKTDITKIINNTITNCHNNGGGIIVIPNGEYYSGPIHLKSNVHIHLQDDVIIKFYTDPKKYFNVLTRWEGIDCINYTPLIYAYKQKNIAITGHGILDGQANINNWWSWKNDINGNYLQNKDVKVLMNMMKDNIPIKKRIFGYHHYLRPNFIQFYLCTNILIKNITIINSPMWEIHPVLSNNIHISHVYINSIGPNNDGCNPESCNNVLIEHCSFNTGDDCIAIKSGKNDDGRKNNIPSSNIIIQNCFMYKGHGAVVLGSECSGGINNIFIKNCQTFGKKIQSFLRIKNNAVRGGDIHEIYLQDTKIYFVNSSILNINFVYDEGQHGHYIPKVYNIYINNIRVYMCYRVMDINTFQKSYVDNIFFKNNVFQYIKHPSKINICNPNNIYLYNTKYL, from the coding sequence ATGTTAAATTATAAACAATTTAATGCTATTAAAAAAAATATAAATTCTATTTATACTAATCAAAAACAACGTTATATATATACGCATTTTAAAAACAAAACTGATATTACAAAAATTATTAATAATACCATAACTAATTGTCATAATAATGGTGGTGGAATTATTGTGATACCAAATGGAGAATATTACTCTGGGCCAATACATCTTAAAAGTAATGTACACATACATTTACAAGATGATGTTATCATCAAATTTTATACTGATCCTAAAAAATATTTTAATGTTTTAACACGTTGGGAAGGCATTGATTGTATTAATTATACACCATTAATTTATGCTTATAAACAAAAAAATATCGCTATTACAGGACATGGTATATTAGATGGTCAAGCTAATATTAATAATTGGTGGTCTTGGAAAAATGATATAAATGGTAATTATTTACAAAATAAAGATGTAAAAGTTTTAATGAATATGATGAAAGATAATATTCCGATAAAAAAAAGAATTTTTGGATATCATCATTATCTTCGTCCTAATTTTATACAATTTTATTTATGTACCAATATATTAATTAAAAATATTACTATCATTAATTCTCCTATGTGGGAAATACATCCTGTATTAAGTAATAATATACATATTAGTCATGTTTATATTAATAGCATTGGTCCAAATAATGATGGTTGTAATCCAGAATCTTGTAATAATGTATTAATTGAACATTGTTCTTTTAATACTGGTGATGATTGTATTGCTATTAAATCTGGTAAAAATGATGATGGCAGGAAGAATAATATTCCTTCTAGTAATATTATTATACAAAATTGTTTCATGTATAAAGGTCATGGTGCTGTAGTATTAGGTAGTGAATGCAGCGGAGGTATTAATAATATTTTTATAAAAAACTGTCAAACATTTGGAAAAAAAATACAATCGTTTTTAAGAATTAAAAATAATGCTGTTCGTGGTGGAGATATACATGAAATATATTTACAAGATACTAAGATATATTTTGTAAATTCTAGTATTTTAAATATAAATTTTGTATATGATGAAGGTCAACATGGTCATTACATACCTAAAGTATATAATATTTATATAAATAATATACGTGTATATATGTGTTATCGTGTAATGGATATTAACAC
- the lpdA gene encoding dihydrolipoyl dehydrogenase: protein MNKNKKTQIIIIGGGPAGYSAAFRCSDLGMQTTIIEKYDNLGGVCLNVGCIPSKALLHITNILKEQKILMKYGILNHVCEVNISKLLLWKNNIITKLTNGLKFLAKKRNVNIINGMAHFINENSVEVINNNTTTIINFDNAIIATGSKPNTMTSMYKNDPRIWNSTDALMLKTIPKKMLIIGAGIIGLEMATIYCSLGAAIDIVDTSDVLLSEVDTDIINIYKSIIHKEFNIMLHTKVISIDITQDQLHVHLTSDNNKSVYAKYYDVILIAIGRTPNSQYINKNFGKLDINAQNFINVDNQMRTNIPNIYAIGDVISTPLLAHKGIHEGHLAAEVIAGKKHYFIPKVIPSIAYTNPEIGWVGLTEKQAQHDNIKYRTSSFPWQALGRALATNSEHGTTKLIIEKESNRVIGGAVIGHNAGELLGEISLAIEMGCDIEDIALTMHAHPTLYESIGLTAEILTETITDILNK, encoded by the coding sequence ATGAATAAAAATAAAAAAACACAGATAATAATTATTGGTGGTGGACCAGCAGGATATTCAGCTGCTTTTCGTTGCAGTGATTTAGGCATGCAAACTACGATTATAGAAAAATATGATAATTTAGGAGGTGTATGTTTAAATGTTGGATGTATTCCTTCTAAAGCTTTACTACATATTACAAATATATTAAAAGAACAAAAAATATTAATGAAATATGGTATTTTAAATCATGTGTGTGAAGTTAATATTTCAAAATTATTGTTATGGAAAAATAATATTATTACTAAATTAACTAATGGATTAAAATTTTTAGCCAAGAAAAGAAATGTAAATATTATTAATGGAATGGCACATTTTATTAATGAAAACAGTGTAGAAGTAATAAATAATAATACTACTACAATAATTAATTTTGATAATGCTATTATAGCAACTGGTTCAAAACCAAATACTATGACTAGTATGTATAAAAACGACCCAAGAATATGGAATTCTACAGATGCTTTAATGTTAAAAACTATACCAAAAAAAATGTTAATTATAGGCGCTGGTATTATTGGATTAGAAATGGCTACCATTTATTGTTCTTTAGGTGCTGCAATAGATATTGTAGATACATCTGATGTATTATTATCAGAAGTTGATACAGATATTATAAATATATATAAAAGTATTATTCATAAAGAATTTAATATAATGTTACATACTAAAGTAATCTCTATAGATATTACACAAGACCAATTACATGTGCACTTAACAAGTGATAATAACAAATCTGTATATGCAAAATATTATGATGTTATTTTAATTGCTATAGGGAGAACTCCAAATTCACAGTACATTAATAAAAATTTTGGTAAATTAGATATTAATGCACAAAATTTTATTAACGTTGATAATCAAATGAGAACTAATATACCCAACATATACGCTATTGGTGATGTGATTAGCACTCCTTTGTTAGCGCATAAAGGAATACATGAAGGACATTTAGCAGCTGAAGTTATAGCAGGTAAAAAACATTATTTTATACCTAAAGTTATACCTTCAATAGCATATACCAATCCTGAAATTGGTTGGGTAGGTTTAACTGAAAAACAAGCTCAACATGATAATATAAAATATAGAACATCATCATTTCCATGGCAAGCATTAGGTCGTGCTCTTGCAACTAATTCTGAACATGGTACAACAAAGCTAATTATAGAAAAAGAATCTAATAGGGTTATTGGTGGTGCTGTTATTGGACATAATGCAGGAGAATTATTAGGAGAAATTAGTTTAGCCATAGAAATGGGTTGTGATATTGAAGATATAGCATTAACTATGCATGCTCATCCTACATTATACGAGTCTATTGGTTTAACAGCAGAAATATTAACTGAAACTATTACTGATATATTAAATAAATAA
- a CDS encoding 2-oxo acid dehydrogenase subunit E2 produces the protein MNNNIIILPDIGNDNMKVTEILVQVGDYIHKDQSIIVVESDKTSIEVPADQEGEIQKICVNIGDIVQTNSQILILLNTKQHTNNTLSINTTKQNKTTDRNIILNNTKLFNKKNDIKEKEPVIQKKIEPEYFYATPYIRKIARQFNINLSIIKGSGNKNRIVKEDIMRYIKDNNFDNIRTNTKNLYEKYGPVEIVILNNIQKTTSVNLTNNWKNIPHVTQHIQADITELESFRTKKNYELKKTHNIKITILSFIIKICAHALKQFPYFNSSILDNKTLIIKKYYNIGIAVNTPKGLVVPIIFNVLDKNIIEISKEIILLANKAKNNKLIPQDLKGGCFTISNLGQLRSNFFTPIINAPEVSILGISQAMIQPIWNNDKFIPRLMLPLSLSYDHRIINGVDGVMFLNFICDLISDIRNLLI, from the coding sequence ATGAATAATAATATTATCATATTACCAGATATTGGCAATGACAATATGAAAGTTACTGAAATTTTAGTGCAAGTAGGAGATTATATACATAAAGATCAAAGTATTATTGTTGTAGAAAGCGATAAAACTTCTATAGAAGTGCCTGCAGATCAAGAAGGTGAAATTCAAAAAATTTGTGTTAATATTGGCGATATAGTACAAACTAATAGTCAAATTTTAATTTTATTAAATACAAAACAACACACAAATAATACTTTAAGTATAAATACAACTAAACAAAATAAAACAACTGATAGAAATATAATATTAAATAATACTAAATTATTTAATAAAAAAAATGATATAAAAGAAAAAGAACCAGTTATACAAAAAAAAATAGAACCAGAATATTTTTATGCTACTCCATATATCAGAAAAATAGCACGTCAATTTAATATTAATTTATCTATAATTAAAGGTAGTGGTAATAAAAACAGAATTGTAAAAGAAGATATTATGCGATATATAAAAGATAATAATTTTGATAATATACGAACTAATACTAAAAATCTTTATGAAAAATATGGTCCTGTAGAAATAGTTATTTTAAATAACATACAAAAAACAACTAGTGTTAATTTAACAAATAATTGGAAAAATATTCCTCATGTTACACAACATATTCAAGCTGATATAACCGAATTAGAATCTTTCCGCACTAAAAAAAATTATGAATTAAAAAAGACACATAATATCAAAATTACTATACTGAGTTTTATTATTAAAATATGTGCTCATGCTTTAAAACAATTTCCTTATTTTAATTCATCTATTTTAGATAATAAAACTTTAATTATTAAAAAATATTATAATATAGGTATTGCTGTTAATACACCAAAAGGTTTAGTTGTTCCAATAATATTTAATGTATTAGATAAGAATATTATTGAAATTTCTAAAGAAATTATACTTTTAGCAAACAAAGCTAAAAATAATAAATTAATACCTCAAGATCTTAAAGGTGGATGTTTTACTATTTCTAATCTAGGTCAATTACGTAGTAATTTTTTTACTCCTATCATTAATGCGCCAGAAGTTTCTATTTTGGGTATATCACAAGCTATGATACAACCAATATGGAATAATGATAAATTTATTCCAAGATTAATGTTACCATTATCTTTATCTTATGATCATAGAATCATTAATGGTGTAGATGGTGTTATGTTTTTAAATTTCATATGTGATTTAATATCCGATATTAGAAATTTATTAATTTAA
- the cydB gene encoding cytochrome d ubiquinol oxidase subunit II, producing MLNYEILCIIWYILIVILITGFMITDGLDMGVGILLFILGRKKIDRRIIINTIAPHWDGNQVWFITAAGAMFAAWPNVYATLFSSFYIIMFILLIFLFLRPIGFEYRTKLPNTIWETICDIFIAIGSIMPTIAIGTILGYILQGIPFYFDKYYHIYYNREILLPFSLFNFMIIITTILVVLNQAATFLQLRINDKNINNKLNIIIPMISMSLIFMIIITFTYIIFYIRGYKLNVLNIQAMHYLPLITSDIAYSEGFWINNFIKNTYLWIIPISSIINLLCLIVLSIYQKHILAFICSIYNIISIITTIAIAIFPFIVPSTYANYSLTIWNAASSRLTLSIMLYVALIFIPIILLYSYWCYKKMFFKITKQHIKKNPLNYY from the coding sequence ATGTTAAATTATGAAATATTATGTATTATTTGGTATATTTTAATAGTTATTTTAATAACTGGATTTATGATTACTGATGGTTTAGATATGGGTGTAGGTATTTTATTATTTATACTTGGACGGAAAAAAATTGATAGAAGAATAATTATTAATACTATTGCTCCTCATTGGGATGGTAATCAAGTATGGTTTATTACAGCTGCTGGAGCAATGTTTGCTGCTTGGCCTAATGTCTATGCTACTTTATTTTCTAGTTTTTATATAATTATGTTTATATTACTTATTTTTTTATTTTTACGTCCTATAGGTTTTGAATATCGTACAAAACTACCTAATACAATATGGGAAACTATTTGTGATATATTTATTGCAATAGGTAGTATTATGCCGACTATTGCAATAGGAACCATATTAGGTTATATATTACAAGGAATACCTTTTTATTTTGACAAATACTATCATATTTATTATAACAGAGAGATATTATTACCTTTTAGTTTATTTAATTTTATGATTATAATAACTACTATATTGGTTGTATTAAATCAAGCTGCTACATTTTTACAATTAAGAATTAATGATAAAAATATTAATAATAAATTAAATATTATTATACCTATGATATCTATGTCTTTAATATTTATGATCATAATAACATTTACATATATTATATTTTATATACGAGGTTATAAATTAAATGTATTAAATATACAAGCAATGCACTATTTACCTCTGATAACATCAGATATAGCATATAGTGAAGGATTTTGGATAAATAATTTTATAAAAAATACATATCTGTGGATTATACCAATAAGTAGTATTATAAATTTACTATGTCTTATAGTATTATCAATATACCAAAAACATATACTTGCTTTTATTTGTTCTATATATAATATAATTAGTATCATTACCACTATAGCAATCGCAATATTTCCTTTTATTGTTCCTTCGACATATGCAAATTATAGTTTAACAATTTGGAATGCTGCATCTAGTAGATTAACATTAAGTATTATGTTATATGTAGCGTTAATTTTTATACCAATTATTTTATTATATTCATATTGGTGTTATAAAAAAATGTTTTTTAAAATTACTAAACAACATATTAAAAAAAATCCTTTAAACTATTATTAA
- the cydX gene encoding cytochrome bd-I oxidase subunit CydX, which yields MWYFTWFIGVLLACSFSILVSLAQEYYLQ from the coding sequence ATGTGGTATTTTACTTGGTTTATTGGTGTATTATTAGCATGTAGTTTTAGTATTCTTGTATCTTTAGCACAAGAATATTATTTACAATAA
- the aceE gene encoding pyruvate dehydrogenase (acetyl-transferring), homodimeric type produces the protein MSKKKYHDVDPMETNDWIQSIKYVLQEHGIHRAKFLLNQINNYINYIHDDDHKDNYVNTIMSSEEPIYPGNINIERKIRNIIRWNAIMIVLRASQKNLDLGGHIASYQSAAHIYEVCFNHIFQAYNNTKNGDIVYFQGHISPGIYARAFVEKRLNVQHLDNFRQEICGKGLSSYPHPKLMPNFWQFPTVSMGLGPLSAIYQAKFLKYLHNRKLQNTSHQKVFAFLGDGEMDEPESKGILNIAAREKLDNLIFIINCNLQRLDGPVYGNGKIINELSNFFYGAGWEVIKVIWGHRWQKLFDNDKTNKLIQLVNETVDGDFQNLTSKNGNYIRNNFFKKYNETLSLVENLTDIDIENLNYGGHDSKKIYAAIKKAYQIINKPVVILIHTIKGYGLGEIAESKNIAHQVKKIDFKSLKYIRDKLALPIHDSILHTLPYISLPENSIEFKYLHNQRKNLGGYVPYRRERFTEKIILPNISDYNNFLYYSSEILSTTKAFVRILNMLLRHIFLKNRIVPIIADEARTFGMEGLFRQIGIYNSNGLNYIPQDKETLSYYKEDIQGQILQEGINEAGAFASWLAAATSYSTNNLVMIPFYIYYSIFGFQRIGDFCWAAGDQQAKGFLIGATSGRTTLNGEGLQHEDGHSHIQSLTIPNCISYDPAYMYELAIILYNGLYRMYGPQQENIYYYITITNENYIMPSISKNMSANIIEGICKGIYHLRNINGNKNNCIQLLGSGAILQHVIQAGQILSEEYDISSHIFSVTSFTEIARDGQDCDHWNMLHPMEKRRIPYITNIMQNYPTVAATDYMKIFAEQIRKYVPTDNYFVLGTDGFGRSDSRANLRDFFEISAPYIVLAVLNILLDLNIISNNIIKHFIKQYNININKKNPRIS, from the coding sequence ATGTCAAAAAAGAAGTACCATGACGTGGATCCCATGGAAACTAATGATTGGATACAATCTATTAAATATGTTCTCCAAGAACATGGCATTCACAGAGCAAAATTTTTATTAAATCAAATAAATAACTATATAAATTATATTCATGATGATGATCATAAAGACAATTATGTAAATACAATTATGTCATCAGAAGAACCTATATATCCTGGTAATATAAATATAGAACGCAAGATACGTAATATTATTCGTTGGAATGCTATTATGATAGTTTTACGAGCTTCACAAAAAAATTTAGATTTAGGTGGGCATATTGCATCATATCAATCTGCAGCACATATATATGAAGTGTGTTTTAATCATATTTTCCAAGCTTATAATAATACTAAAAATGGTGATATAGTTTATTTTCAAGGACATATTTCTCCAGGTATTTATGCTAGAGCTTTTGTAGAAAAAAGGTTAAATGTACAACATTTAGATAATTTTCGTCAAGAAATATGTGGTAAAGGTTTATCATCTTATCCCCATCCTAAACTAATGCCAAATTTTTGGCAATTTCCTACAGTTTCTATGGGTTTAGGTCCGCTTTCAGCAATATATCAAGCAAAATTTTTAAAATATTTACATAATAGAAAATTACAAAATACGTCACACCAAAAAGTTTTTGCATTTTTAGGTGATGGTGAAATGGATGAACCAGAATCTAAAGGAATATTAAATATTGCTGCAAGAGAAAAACTAGATAATTTAATTTTTATCATTAATTGTAATTTACAAAGATTAGATGGACCTGTATATGGTAACGGTAAAATTATTAATGAATTATCAAACTTTTTTTATGGAGCAGGTTGGGAAGTAATAAAAGTGATTTGGGGTCATCGTTGGCAAAAATTATTTGATAATGATAAAACCAATAAATTAATACAATTAGTTAATGAAACAGTAGATGGAGATTTTCAAAACTTAACTTCGAAAAATGGAAATTATATTAGAAATAATTTTTTTAAAAAGTATAATGAAACATTATCATTAGTAGAAAATTTAACAGATATAGATATTGAAAATTTAAATTATGGTGGTCATGATTCTAAAAAAATTTATGCTGCTATAAAAAAAGCTTATCAAATTATAAATAAACCTGTAGTAATATTAATACATACAATTAAAGGTTATGGTCTTGGAGAAATTGCTGAAAGTAAAAATATTGCACATCAAGTTAAAAAAATAGATTTTAAGAGTTTAAAATATATACGTGATAAATTGGCATTACCTATACATGATAGTATTCTACATACATTACCTTATATTTCTTTACCAGAAAATTCTATAGAATTCAAATATTTACATAATCAACGTAAAAATTTAGGTGGTTATGTACCATATCGTCGTGAACGTTTTACTGAAAAAATCATATTGCCTAATATATCAGATTACAATAATTTTTTATATTATTCATCTGAAATACTTTCTACAACAAAAGCATTTGTTCGAATATTAAATATGCTGTTAAGACATATTTTTTTGAAAAATAGAATTGTGCCTATTATAGCAGATGAAGCCCGTACATTTGGTATGGAAGGACTTTTCCGACAAATTGGTATTTATAATTCTAATGGATTAAATTATATTCCACAAGATAAAGAAACTTTATCTTATTATAAAGAAGATATACAAGGACAAATTTTACAAGAAGGTATTAATGAAGCAGGTGCATTTGCTTCTTGGCTAGCTGCCGCAACATCATATTCGACTAATAATTTAGTTATGATTCCATTTTATATTTATTATTCTATTTTTGGTTTCCAACGTATTGGTGATTTTTGTTGGGCTGCTGGAGATCAACAAGCTAAAGGATTTTTAATAGGGGCGACATCTGGTAGAACTACTTTAAATGGCGAAGGTTTACAACATGAAGATGGACATAGTCATATACAATCTTTAACAATACCAAATTGTATTTCTTATGATCCTGCTTACATGTATGAATTAGCTATTATTTTATATAATGGTTTATATCGTATGTATGGTCCACAACAAGAAAATATATATTATTATATAACTATTACTAATGAAAATTATATAATGCCTTCGATAAGCAAAAATATGTCTGCTAATATAATAGAAGGAATATGTAAAGGAATATATCATTTACGTAATATAAATGGCAATAAAAATAATTGCATACAATTATTAGGTTCAGGAGCAATATTACAACATGTTATTCAAGCAGGACAAATTTTATCTGAAGAGTATGATATTAGTTCTCATATTTTTAGTGTAACTTCTTTTACAGAAATTGCACGTGATGGACAAGATTGTGACCATTGGAATATGTTGCATCCTATGGAAAAACGTCGTATACCTTATATAACTAATATTATGCAAAATTACCCTACAGTAGCTGCTACTGACTACATGAAAATTTTTGCAGAACAAATTAGAAAATATGTACCTACAGATAATTATTTTGTATTAGGTACTGATGGTTTTGGTCGTTCTGATAGTAGAGCAAATTTACGTGATTTTTTTGAAATTAGTGCGCCATATATTGTACTTGCTGTATTAAATATTTTATTGGATTTAAATATTATTAGTAATAATATTATTAAACATTTTATCAAACAATATAATATTAATATTAATAAAAAAAATCCTAGAATCTCTTAA
- the parE gene encoding DNA topoisomerase IV subunit B, producing MNHLNQYNADSIEVLEGLDPVKRRPGMYTDLTHPNHLGQEVIDNSVDEALSGYAKNITVVLYKDQSLEVTDDGRGMPIDIHPQEGISAIELILCRLHAGGKFSNKNYHFSGGLHGVGISVVNALSKRMEVNIFRNCKIYNIVFAYGNKIKNLNIINNNINYTGTNIRFWPDEHFFESTFFLASHLVNILKAKAILCPGLIVNFHNKNTKEHYSWNYQNGLCDYLMNSTKQHVTVPDQPFIGHYHSNIKQLDWAVLWIPNNNYCITESYVNLIPTIYGGTHVNGLKLGLLEGIKNFCLLHNMLSKNIKLCSDDIWTHCSYILSLKIQDPQFTGQTKERLSSRQCTIFVANIVRDAFILWLNQNIKIGTHIANMVISNAQKRIRESKKKIKKKNYISSILPGKLADCIIKDPKQTELFLVEGDSAGGSAKQARDKNYQAVMPLKGKILNTWEISSEVILSSQEIYDIILAIGIYPNNSNLKKLRYHKICILADADSDGLHIATLLCALFIKHFFPLVQNGNIYVVMPPLYRIDIGKKVIYALDEKEKSLILTQNNHQIKKQNINVQRFKGLGEMNPKQLRETTFNPSTRKLIQLIIDNTVLDKNKTIAIMDMLLSKKRSEDRRKWLQQKGNITNI from the coding sequence ATGAATCATTTAAATCAATATAACGCTGACTCAATAGAAGTATTAGAAGGGTTAGATCCTGTTAAACGTAGACCTGGTATGTATACTGATCTTACTCATCCTAACCACTTAGGACAAGAAGTAATAGATAATAGTGTAGACGAAGCATTATCTGGATATGCAAAAAATATTACAGTAGTTTTATATAAAGATCAGTCATTAGAAGTAACTGATGATGGCAGAGGCATGCCTATAGATATACATCCTCAAGAAGGTATATCTGCTATAGAACTAATTTTATGCCGTTTACATGCTGGAGGTAAATTTTCAAATAAAAATTATCATTTTTCAGGAGGTTTGCATGGTGTAGGTATTTCAGTTGTTAATGCATTATCAAAAAGAATGGAAGTTAATATATTTCGTAATTGTAAAATATATAATATTGTTTTTGCATATGGTAATAAAATTAAAAATTTAAATATTATTAATAATAATATTAATTATACTGGTACAAATATTAGGTTTTGGCCTGATGAACATTTTTTTGAAAGTACTTTTTTTTTAGCATCTCATTTAGTAAATATATTAAAAGCAAAAGCAATATTATGTCCTGGATTAATAGTTAATTTCCATAATAAAAATACTAAAGAACATTATTCTTGGAATTATCAAAATGGTTTATGTGATTATTTAATGAATTCAACTAAACAACATGTAACTGTACCAGACCAACCATTTATAGGTCATTACCATAGTAATATCAAACAATTAGATTGGGCAGTATTATGGATTCCTAACAATAATTATTGTATTACAGAAAGTTATGTCAATTTAATTCCAACAATATATGGTGGTACACATGTTAATGGTTTAAAATTAGGTTTATTAGAAGGTATAAAAAATTTTTGTTTATTACATAATATGTTATCTAAAAATATTAAATTATGTAGTGATGATATTTGGACACATTGTTCTTATATTTTATCACTTAAAATACAAGATCCACAATTTACTGGGCAAACTAAAGAACGTTTATCTTCCAGACAATGTACTATATTTGTTGCTAATATAGTTCGTGATGCATTTATTTTATGGTTAAATCAAAATATTAAAATCGGTACACATATTGCTAATATGGTAATATCAAATGCTCAAAAACGTATTAGAGAATCTAAAAAAAAAATTAAGAAGAAAAATTATATTAGTTCTATATTACCTGGTAAATTAGCAGATTGTATTATTAAAGATCCAAAACAAACAGAACTATTTTTAGTAGAAGGTGATTCTGCTGGAGGATCTGCTAAACAAGCTAGAGATAAAAATTATCAAGCTGTCATGCCTCTAAAAGGAAAAATTTTAAATACTTGGGAAATTAGTTCTGAAGTAATTTTATCTTCTCAAGAAATATATGATATTATACTAGCTATAGGTATTTATCCTAATAATAGTAATTTAAAAAAATTAAGATATCATAAAATTTGTATTTTAGCTGATGCTGATTCTGATGGTTTACATATTGCAACTTTATTATGTGCTTTATTTATTAAACACTTTTTTCCATTAGTACAAAATGGGAATATTTATGTAGTAATGCCACCATTATATCGTATTGATATAGGTAAAAAAGTTATTTATGCTTTAGATGAAAAAGAAAAATCATTAATTTTAACACAAAATAATCATCAAATAAAAAAACAAAATATTAATGTTCAAAGATTTAAAGGATTAGGAGAAATGAATCCAAAACAATTACGAGAAACAACGTTCAATCCTAGTACAAGAAAACTAATACAACTAATTATTGATAATACTGTTTTAGATAAAAATAAAACTATAGCTATTATGGATATGTTACTTTCGAAGAAAAGATCTGAAGACCGTCGTAAATGGTTACAACAAAAAGGTAATATAACAAATATTTAA